In one Rutidosis leptorrhynchoides isolate AG116_Rl617_1_P2 chromosome 8, CSIRO_AGI_Rlap_v1, whole genome shotgun sequence genomic region, the following are encoded:
- the LOC139862763 gene encoding uncharacterized protein isoform X1, with translation MFEWNEIEQRLEKEMMIGRMLLAQLMYSFSKIHQDQLCKGNSIVELTLDIDAILALEYILIVQKNQRCLLGSKSLSELSMRLGGSASFTLFKSATEKFFHKNAYELWKLMGDDRDLPDGLYQ, from the exons aaggaaatgatgattgggCGTATGTTGCTTGCACAATTGATGTATTCCTTCTCAAAAATTCATCAAGATCAATTGTGTAAAG GTAACTCCATTGTTGAATTGACCTTGGACATCGATGCCATCCTAGCCCTTGAATATATTCTCATTGTCCAGAAGAATCAAAGGTGTCTTTTAG GTTCAAAGTCCCTGTCCGAGTTGTCAATGAGATTGGGCGGGTCTGCCTCATTCACTCTTTTTAAAAGTGCTACCGAGAAGTTTTTTCACAAAAACGCTTATGAACTCTGGAAGTTGATGGGAGATGATCGGGATCTACCTGATGGGCTGTATCAATAA
- the LOC139862763 gene encoding uncharacterized protein isoform X2 — translation MMIGRMLLAQLMYSFSKIHQDQLCKGNSIVELTLDIDAILALEYILIVQKNQRCLLGSKSLSELSMRLGGSASFTLFKSATEKFFHKNAYELWKLMGDDRDLPDGLYQ, via the exons atgatgattgggCGTATGTTGCTTGCACAATTGATGTATTCCTTCTCAAAAATTCATCAAGATCAATTGTGTAAAG GTAACTCCATTGTTGAATTGACCTTGGACATCGATGCCATCCTAGCCCTTGAATATATTCTCATTGTCCAGAAGAATCAAAGGTGTCTTTTAG GTTCAAAGTCCCTGTCCGAGTTGTCAATGAGATTGGGCGGGTCTGCCTCATTCACTCTTTTTAAAAGTGCTACCGAGAAGTTTTTTCACAAAAACGCTTATGAACTCTGGAAGTTGATGGGAGATGATCGGGATCTACCTGATGGGCTGTATCAATAA